From Candidatus Cloacimonadaceae bacterium:
AAAGGTTTCGACGGTTTCCTTGAGCATTCCGAAATCATACAAAGCCGCGTCCATTGCCCCGCCTCCGAAGATCAGGACATCCGGATCGAGCACGATGATCAGGTTTGCCGCCGCCCGCGCTAAATAGTTCATACCTTCGCTGACGAGTTTGTCGATCACGGGGAAATCGGCTTTGTGGGCGATGATCTTTCTCAGTCCCCAGGGTTTTTGATCTTTCAGCTCCGGTTTTTCAGTGGTCAAACATCGCCAGATGCGGCGTTGCAAACCATCCACGGAAGAATATGCCTCCAGACATCCGCATCTTCCACAGTTGCAAACCGCTCCGTCTATCGCCATGATGATGTGCCCCAATTCCATCGCGAAACCATGGCTGCCGTGGTAGATTTCACCTTCTTGAACGTAGCCGCAACCGATTCCGCTGCCGATGGTGATGCCCACTACCTTTTTGCCGGGATGACGATGAAATGCCTCGCCAAGACACATGAGATTGGCGTCGTTGTCAACAAACACGGATAGCTTGAGCTCAGGAGGGATGAGTTCCCGCGGATCGCGATTGACCCAGAAAGGCAGATTGGGATTGACTCCCACGATTGTTTCGCTTTCCCGGTCGATGGTGCCGGGAGTTCCGATGCCGATGGCGCTGATCTTGTCCAGACCCCATTTTTGGTTCACATCTTCAAGAATGGAGCGGAAAACCTGATGCAGGCAGGAAAGAGAGCGCTCGGCGATGCTGAAACTGCCAAAATGCAGTAAACCCAGTTGACAGTTGCCAATTCCGTATTTGACGCTCGAAGCGCCGATGTCAAAGCCTAAGTAATTCTTCAATTTTTTGCTCTTTTCATAACGTGGGGTGGGTGATGGGAGTCGAACCCACAACGCCCGGAACCACAATCCGGTGCTCTGCCATTGAACTACACCCACCACGTGTCGGCATCTATTAGTTTAATATCTGTGAATGCATGGCACGCCAGAAGGGATTCGAACCCCTGACCCGCAGCTTAGAAGGCTGCTGCTCTATCCTACTGAGCTACTGGCGCACAAAAAAAAACTGGTAGCGGCGCAGGGATTTGAACCCCGGACCTGCGGATTATGATTCCGACGCTCTAACCAGACTGAGCTACACCGCCACAGTTTATTCTGTATCAAAGGAAACAGCCTCGCTGTTTCCTGGATTTAAAAGTGGTAGCGAGGGAAGGACTCGAACCTTCGACCTTCGGGTTATGAGCCCGACGAGCTACCAACTGCTCCACCTCGCGTCAAAGTGAGGACCATTAAAATTTGGGCAGCTTTTCTGTCAAGCAAAAGATTGGAAAGCTTGGGTCTCGGTGGATAATAAAACTCCCTTTCGCATTTTCGCGCTTGACATGGCGGCAATTCCCCAAGATTGTCCACCTGCGAAAAGGACACGCATCATCGGCAAAATCAAAATAACAGGATAGAATATGAAACTCTCATTGTGGTCATGGAACGTAAACGGCTTGCGCGCCGTGCTGAACAAGGACTTCAACGCAGTGCTCAGACGCGAGCAGCCGGACATTATCGGTCTGCAGGAAACCAAGCTGCAGGAACACCAGATCCCTCAAGATATCTTTGAACTGCAAAAATACCACAAATACTGGTCGCATGCCGAGCGCAAAGGTTATTCCGGCACCGCGATACTTTCCCTGCCCAAGCCCATCAAGGTGGAATTTGGACTCGACAACGAAGAATTTGACCGCGAAGGCAGAACTGTGATCTGCGAATACGAGAGTTTCATCCTCTTCAACATCTATTTCCCGAATGGACAGAGAGATGACGAGCGGCTGGACTATAAACTGCGCTTTTATGATCAGTGCCTGAGCGTGATGGAAACAAAGCGAGCCACCGGAAAAATGGTGCTCGTGACCGGAGACTACAACACGGCGCACAAGGAAATCGACCTCGCCAATCCCAAAGAAAACGAGAAGTATTCAGGCTTTTTGCCCATTGAGCGCGCCTGGCTGGACAAAATCGCCTCCCGGGGTTGGGTGGATACCTTCCGCAGGTTCAATGACGAACCGGATCAGTATTCTTGGTGGAGCTACCGAGTCTCTGCCAGAGCGCGAAATATCGGCTGGCGCATCGATTATTTCTTCGTCAACGCAGAACACCAGGACAGGGTCGTATCCGCCGGCATCAGACAGGACATCATGGGTTCGGATCACTGCCCCGTTACGATTGACATCATTTTACCTTAAACACATAGCAGCGATCGAAATACTGATCTCCCCAGCCATAATTTAGCTCATAAGTTCCTTTGCCATACTTGAAATCCAGCACCACAGAAAACTCCCCCCCGTTTTTCCAGTTCAGTTTGACCGGAACGTAGCCCAAAACGTAGCTGCGCTCGGTGAGCATCACCCGTGTTTTGGGATCAGGCAGTTTCAGAGAGGCTTTGAAATCCCCTCGCGATTCCGGCGAAAGATATTCATATTCAAGCACATAGCAATTTTTTTGGGTAAAGCTTATGGGCATGGCACTCTTGAGCTTCACGATCGCCACTCCGAAATTTTGCGTGGAATATAGCTTCGCCCCCATAAGCACCACTCCCACACCAAGGTGCGTATATTCCGGAGTGAGAATGTTTTCACGGTGGCTGGGTGAATTCATCCAACCGGTAACGATATCCTCAGGGCTGTATTTACGGGTCGATATTTCGTGCATGGCAAGGTTTTCTCCCGTTGACGAGGAAAGCAGTTCCGGATAATACTTGTCCTTGCGTCCGCCTACTTCCAAGCCCTCTTTATCCTTGTGATCAAAGAAGTTATGTCTTGCCATATTGTTGCTGTGATGTTTTGCCAAAGCGGCGAGGCCGTCTTCATAGACGAGAGCTTTGAGACCATATTTTAGCCGCTGGACGTTGGTTAGTTCAAAGATGCGTTGCTCAAATTGCTTGACCGGTAAGGTCTTCGCGCCTAATATTGATATCAGTATCCATATCGCGATGCAGGAGAAGATGTATTTTGCCATGTCAGTCCCTTATCCGACGAGCTAAAAATCGAGCTCCAGCTTGACCGAAGTCCCATCGAAACGGAGGTTTAACTTGCTTTTCCGCGCCTCGAAATCATAGAGATGCGCGTCCACATAGGCATCGATCACCGAAAGGGCGGCGGTGATCCCGATCCACCAAATGTCATTGCTGAGCTTGTCTTGATATTCATTTCGCAGGGCACGGTATTGTTGTTGGTAGATGGCGTCCGTGGTCGAATCCACAAGCTTCTGATAGTCTGCCCGCTTGCCGTTGTGATAGATCGCGGAACCGATCAACCAGCTCTGAACTCCGATCACAAGCCCAGCTTTGACATACTTCTCATTATAGACCTGTCCCCCGCCGGGCAGCATCGCGGAATAAAGCATCGCACGGTATGGCTCTTTCGTCTTTTCAGCAAAAAGCCCGCTCCCAGCGCAGAGTAAGAGCAACATGATCAGGCACAATTTCGTTATTTTCATCACAATTTCCTCGGTTCTCACTTTCAGGCTTGGGGATAATTGTCAACGTAATTTTTCCCTTCGCTCTCCATAGCATTACGGAGTCAATACGGACTTAGTCCGTAATGAGTCCGTATTGATTCCGTATTGCTATGGGGGAAGATGTGAGTGGGTGAGCACGATTAAAAAAATGCCTTGCCAAAATATCGGGAGAAAAAATCATGGCTTTCTTAGTATAAATGTTTGAGGATCGAATCGATATGGCTTCAATGTCAGATGTTAGAAATGGAATGATAATCGAGTTCAAGGACGATTTGTATGAAGTGGTTGATTTCCTTCATGTCAAACCGGGAAAGGGCTCCGCGTTCATGCGCACCAAGCTGAAAAACGTCCGCACGGGCAAGGTGTTGGAAAATACCTTCCGTGAAAACGACAATTTCAACGAAGTCCGCGTGGAACGCAACAAGAAAGAATACCTGTATCGTGAAGGCACTTTCTTCATCTTTATGGACTTGGAAAACTACGAGCAGATGCACGTGGACGAAGCTGTGATCGGCGAACGCGAAAAGCTGATGATGGACAACATGGAAGTGATGATCGTTCAGACGCCCAGCGGAGAAATCCTGGACGTGGAGCTGCCGATCAACGTGGTGCAAACCATCGCTGAATGCGAGCCGAACGTCAAAGGCAACACCGCTTCCGGCAGTGGAAAAATCGCCTACACGCATACGGGTCTGAGATTAACCGTGCCCTTCTTCGTCGAGGTCGGCGACAAGATCAAGATCGACACGAGAAACGGCGAATACATAGAACGAGCGAATTAAAGGATAGATTCCACCGCGGTGGGGTCTGAAAGAGGATAAAATGGGAAAAGTAAAAAGCTTTGCCGCCAAACTTGCACACGAAGCCTCCAATGAAGGCAAGGTCATGTGCCCGGTTTGCAAAACCGAAGTGAAAAAGATCAAAGCGGTCATGAACAAAAAGAAAGGAACGGCCGGTTGGTCTCCCCGCTATGAATTTATCAAGGTTTGCAAGTGTAACGAAGCCGACTTTATGGCTGGCAAGACCATCTAAGACAAGGTTATACGTTATTTGCGCAACATAGGCTCGTTCGCCGCGGTGGAGAATCCGCCTCTGCGAACGAGTTTTTTTTATTGACGCCAATCATAGCTTACAATAGATGGTGTCTGAGTTTTATATCAAGCTGCCCGAAGCGGAGCCCTTGTTTTTTCTTTCTTGCATAAGTCAAAACCCTGAAGGGGGAAATCACCGATGAATTCAGGTTACAAGAGATATACTATCCTGATGGCGCTTTGCGCTCTGGCATTTGGTCTTTTTGCGCTCGTGCCGCCGCATCCGAAGTATCATCAGATTCCGGCAAACTATACTGCCACGCGCATTGAACTGCCCGATTTTGCTATCGGGCAAAAAGGGATGCCGCGCCCAAGACAGATACCCAACAACATTCTGGTTCTGAGGGTTCAATTCCCGGATGTCCACTTTCAAGCCGCGGGTGGCTATCCTGATTTTCTGATGCACGACGAAGCTTTTTTTGACCGTTGGATGCTGCATCTCAGCGATTTCTTCGCCGATGCCTCACATAATCAGTATGAACTGAACTACACGCTGCCGCCACAGGTCTTCACCCTGCCGCAAGCGATGGGATATTACGGTGGGGACACCAGCGAAGCCATCGACGCAAGAATCGCGGAACTGGCGAGAGACCTCGTCGATATGGCGGATCCGATCATCGACTTCAGTCAATATGGCGGACTGATCATCTTCCATGCCGGCAGCGGTCAGGAATCCGACATCAGCGGCATCCGCAGAGATCAGATCTGGTCAACCTTCCTCACGCGGAAAAACCTGCAAGCCGCTTTTGACCCTGAAAACAACAACTATCCAGGGCTGGCGACATCCGACGGAGCAATTCTTACGAATATCGTCATCATTCCCGAAAGCGAATTTCAGGATTATTTCCCCACCCAGGGACAGCAGGACGCAGAAGCTTATCTATTCAGCATCTACGGCGTGCTGGCACATCAATTTGGACATCTGATCGGCTTGCCCACCCTCTTTGACAACGATTCCTCAAACGGTCGTTCCCAGGGCATTGGAAACTGGGGTTTGATGGGCACGGGAGTCTGGAACGCCAGCGGCTATGTTCCCGCTCAGGTGAGTGGCTGGTGCAGGGATTTCCTCGGTTGGGAGGATACCATTACCATCGTTGAAGACCGCGAAAACATCACGATCGACCATTTTCTCGATCACGAAAGCGGTAAAAACCGGCTCTATAAGATTCCGATCTCCGAGGACGAATATTTCCTGATCGAAAACCGCCGGCAAAATCCGGACGACAGCATTAATCCCTATAACGGCATGCCCAGCTACACTTTCAAACTGCTCGCGGCGGGCGTCCAGGATTACTATGATAACTATCCCCTGCTGCCATACTTTAACTTCATGGAAAACAGATACATCGGCAGTGAGTGGGATTTCTTTCTACCCGGACTCGGCGGACCACTTCCTTCGGGAATGAACCAACCGGTGGACGGCTCCGGACTGCTGATCTGGCACATTGACGAAAACGTCATCCGCGAGACCTTTACCCTCAATTTCGATAAAAACCGCATCAACGGCAATGCTTTGCACAAGGGAATCGATCTCGAAGAAGCTGATGGCATCCAGCATCTGGACACTTCAGCTTATGATATCTACAAGTGGGGCAGTCCTTACGACACATTCCGCCAGGGCAACAACGCCTATTTCGGCAATCAGACGCATAACGGTCTGCTCTCGCTACCCACTGCCGTAAGTTATTATGGCGGGATACCCTTGGAGATCTATGATATCAGCTCCGCCGGCAATCA
This genomic window contains:
- a CDS encoding ROK family protein; amino-acid sequence: MKNYLGFDIGASSVKYGIGNCQLGLLHFGSFSIAERSLSCLHQVFRSILEDVNQKWGLDKISAIGIGTPGTIDRESETIVGVNPNLPFWVNRDPRELIPPELKLSVFVDNDANLMCLGEAFHRHPGKKVVGITIGSGIGCGYVQEGEIYHGSHGFAMELGHIIMAIDGAVCNCGRCGCLEAYSSVDGLQRRIWRCLTTEKPELKDQKPWGLRKIIAHKADFPVIDKLVSEGMNYLARAAANLIIVLDPDVLIFGGGAMDAALYDFGMLKETVETFLPQLNIHNCALGKAAHGNRAGVLGAIALAEQSSSGNSE
- a CDS encoding exodeoxyribonuclease III — protein: MKLSLWSWNVNGLRAVLNKDFNAVLRREQPDIIGLQETKLQEHQIPQDIFELQKYHKYWSHAERKGYSGTAILSLPKPIKVEFGLDNEEFDREGRTVICEYESFILFNIYFPNGQRDDERLDYKLRFYDQCLSVMETKRATGKMVLVTGDYNTAHKEIDLANPKENEKYSGFLPIERAWLDKIASRGWVDTFRRFNDEPDQYSWWSYRVSARARNIGWRIDYFFVNAEHQDRVVSAGIRQDIMGSDHCPVTIDIILP
- a CDS encoding CAP domain-containing protein — protein: MAKYIFSCIAIWILISILGAKTLPVKQFEQRIFELTNVQRLKYGLKALVYEDGLAALAKHHSNNMARHNFFDHKDKEGLEVGGRKDKYYPELLSSSTGENLAMHEISTRKYSPEDIVTGWMNSPSHRENILTPEYTHLGVGVVLMGAKLYSTQNFGVAIVKLKSAMPISFTQKNCYVLEYEYLSPESRGDFKASLKLPDPKTRVMLTERSYVLGYVPVKLNWKNGGEFSVVLDFKYGKGTYELNYGWGDQYFDRCYVFKVK
- a CDS encoding DUF5683 domain-containing protein, whose amino-acid sequence is MKITKLCLIMLLLLCAGSGLFAEKTKEPYRAMLYSAMLPGGGQVYNEKYVKAGLVIGVQSWLIGSAIYHNGKRADYQKLVDSTTDAIYQQQYRALRNEYQDKLSNDIWWIGITAALSVIDAYVDAHLYDFEARKSKLNLRFDGTSVKLELDF
- the efp gene encoding elongation factor P; this translates as MSDVRNGMIIEFKDDLYEVVDFLHVKPGKGSAFMRTKLKNVRTGKVLENTFRENDNFNEVRVERNKKEYLYREGTFFIFMDLENYEQMHVDEAVIGEREKLMMDNMEVMIVQTPSGEILDVELPINVVQTIAECEPNVKGNTASGSGKIAYTHTGLRLTVPFFVEVGDKIKIDTRNGEYIERAN
- a CDS encoding M6 family metalloprotease domain-containing protein translates to MNSGYKRYTILMALCALAFGLFALVPPHPKYHQIPANYTATRIELPDFAIGQKGMPRPRQIPNNILVLRVQFPDVHFQAAGGYPDFLMHDEAFFDRWMLHLSDFFADASHNQYELNYTLPPQVFTLPQAMGYYGGDTSEAIDARIAELARDLVDMADPIIDFSQYGGLIIFHAGSGQESDISGIRRDQIWSTFLTRKNLQAAFDPENNNYPGLATSDGAILTNIVIIPESEFQDYFPTQGQQDAEAYLFSIYGVLAHQFGHLIGLPTLFDNDSSNGRSQGIGNWGLMGTGVWNASGYVPAQVSGWCRDFLGWEDTITIVEDRENITIDHFLDHESGKNRLYKIPISEDEYFLIENRRQNPDDSINPYNGMPSYTFKLLAAGVQDYYDNYPLLPYFNFMENRYIGSEWDFFLPGLGGPLPSGMNQPVDGSGLLIWHIDENVIRETFTLNFDKNRINGNALHKGIDLEEADGIQHLDTSAYDIYKWGSPYDTFRQGNNAYFGNQTHNGLLSLPTAVSYYGGIPLEIYDISSAGNQMSFSVSFGWKLDANFSGANPINACMVDFDGDGSAEIFYPMPDGSLNIWKDETMMSGFPLQRLPVAKHYVWDATHFYIPMQEQNMVRVYRLGNDSGQYVFTQTGWGWASHPVDSGSQLFIPLNNALSGNGALYRYNKSTGTSSVIANFNQPIATNMILFREQLYLLTKPVSGPGTLWRYDTAEQSLILPGAILDVPADSTIVGIYMAPIVPPSTNGELILQTPNSIYLYDMNLNLLPGFPFVHDMNVSAPLSLSDIDKNGSLDILLGGENGIIVLDYSGSLFSPAQLNRPSSVDTAINGGLVAFDLDGDGKMEMAGSFINNRLMVWEDNFKPKNGFPVSFSDRSRNLPMIGKASDNVIYLWSASDNGKIFRQPLPQARMEDIDPGWIVEYGNLSRRASRDHGSLPNQYQTDKTFVPGELYVFPNPLKPLYGDKLSLNLMTNRDAEVEIEIYDVSGALVYRQKAFARAYLRNREIIDIPEAKLGNGVYIVVVSANKQSIRTKFAVQK